From bacterium:
CGGTGAGTAACACCGGCAAGAACCAGGCAACCGAGGCCTTGGTTTTTCCGGCCGAGAACTGTGGTTGCTTCCTCATCGAATCAAGCTATCACCCGACCCCTCCTGTCCTACTACGGATAAGACCGACTCCGAGTTTTCGTGGCTATCGCGAGTCGGCCGAATTACGCGACCCGAGTGGGCTCTCCCGCGGCCGTCGCGAAGTCCGCTAGCCCGGGCAGAGCTCTCGCGCTCTGTCCGCAGACTCGCCCCGTGCGACGATCTCTTCGAGCACGGCGCAGGTTTTCGCCAGCGTGTCCTGGCTCCCGCGGCTCGCGAGGCTTCGGGCCGCTTGGGCCAACCCGAAGAGAGAGGCCGTGCGCCGTGGCGCCCGATCGAGCGCCGCCTCGAATAGCCGGATGGCCTCCTGGGACCGTCCCAAGCCGAGCAGCACTTCGCCGTAGAGCTCGTGCGAAGGCTTGACGATATCGGGCGGGCCGAACTCGAGAGGCAGACTCGATTCAAGCTCGGTAGCCTGGTCGAGAAGCGCAATCGCCTGGGCTTCATTCCCGGATTCGAGTGCGATCAGTGCCGCCAGACTGCGCTCCAGCACCGTAGCCTTCTTCAAGGCCATCTGCCCGCCACTACCGTCCGAAAGACTGTCTTCCTCGGAGAGCTTGGCCCGGTGCGCTTTCAGACGTTCCCGGATCTCGCCAAGGCGGGCTCGGGCGACCTCGGAATCGTCCTCCCGAAGGGCTCTGTAGCCGGAAGCGAAGAGATCCTGTGTCACTCCTTCAGTCAACGAACTCGAAGCTGTGCAGAAGCAGCACACCTCGAGTAAAGGCCTCCTGCGCCTCCGGCGCACCCGAGTTGGGAAAGTCGAGGCTGCCGAGGTCGGCGGTTTCCGTCGCCCAGGAAAGCGAGGCCGATAGCGACAATAGCGCGAAGATTGAGACGAAAGCGCGAGCCGTGAGATTCATCGAGCTGATCCTCCAGAAAGCGGGCAGAAAACCGGCAAGAAACCGTCACAAATTCGGCGAAAGCCGGGCGTCCAAGTCGAGAGCGTGGAGCCGGGATTCTATTACGTCCGTTGTATCGAAGCTCTCTATGAACGCCGCTTCGAACCGTTGCACTCTCAGCACGCACTCATCTCTTCTTGTCCGCCCCATCCGCCTTATCCGCCGCATCGGTCCGATCCTCTATTCGACCCGGAAGCCGCGGGTGGCCCGATCGCGGCACCCGTTGGCCATGGAAAGGATCCCTTCCGCCCGGTAGCTCCCCGCCGGCAGGCCTGTGGGGATGATGTAGCGCTCCGAGTAGTGCCCGTGCTGTTGCGGGTCGAGCCGGTAGGTGGCGTGAGTCGCGTCGCTGTCCTGGAGTATCTTGTGTCCTGCCGCATTCCGGACGAGAAAGGTCATGCGGATCGATCCGTAGTAGTCGCCGTAGTCGCCGTTGGCTGAAACCAACGGACGCATGTGAAGGGTGAAGGTGTCCCCTGCGCGGAAGATATCGGCGCGCTCGAGGCTCGACGAGTCGTACCAGCTCCGGGCGGTGAAAAAGTCATCGATCAGGCACTGCCCTTCCGGGTGGAGAACCGCCGGTCGGTTGCCGTCGCCCGCGGACACGATCAAGGTGTAGGGCTGGGGTCCCATGGGCACTTTCCTGCCCTTGATCCGGAGGGTCCAGTCACCGGGCTCCGGGTCGACGACCAAAACGTGCTCCACGTTGTCGACCTGGTTGCGCTTCTTCCGCGGCGGCGCCGTAGGTTGGCTCCCATCGAGGACCCAAGGTCGTATTTTTTTCTTCGTCGATGGGCCCTTCAGCCAAATGTCCAGGTCGTTGACCAGCCGCTCACCCGAGGGATCGTGCCAGACCAGAGTGGCCCGAAGCTCACGCGTTCCCTCGGGCACCTCGAACGACAACCGCTGTCGCTTCTTGTGGTCGATACTCTTCTCGAGCATCAGGCTGCGAAGGGGATCCTTCTGCTGCTTCTTGTTCTTCCTGCGAAGCTGCCGCTCGCTCAACGCTGCCGAGCGCACCACGCGAGCGGCGAGCTCGGCGTCGACGAGGCCCCAGCCTGAAGAGTACTGGGGTCCGGGGGCCTCCAGATCGCGCGCCGAGTGGATGAGCAGGTTCTTGAGCATCGCAGAGCCGATCTGACTCTTGTGCTTGCGCCGGTAGTAGTCGGTCAGCAACGCTGCCGTGCCGCTCACGGCTGCGGTGGCGTCGGAAGTGCCCGAGCCGTAGCCGTACCCGTCGTCCCGAGTCGGCCGGTAGATCTGCAGCCCGGTGGCGACGACGTCCGGCTTCACCCGGCCGTCGTTGGTCGAACCCCAGGACGAGAAGTAAGTCGGCCGATCGTCTTTCGTCGTGGCGCCGACGGTCAGCACGTTCTTGGCGAGGGCGTGGCCGACGATCGAGCGATACTCGGGGTTCGGAGGGTGGATGTCCTGGTGCTGGATCCCGTCGTCGTTCTCGTACTGGTCGCCGTGGGTATGAGGGCCGAGATAGGAGCGCTGTCTCTGGTTGGCGGCAGCAAACACGAACAGGAGGTCACTCTCGCGAATCGAATCGTCGCCGGCGGCCGCCAGAGCGTGGTAGTAGCCCCAGGCCCAGGTGTCCTCGCGCCACGACCAGTGGCCGGCGCCGCCCACTCTGAGCTGAAACCACCAGCCGACGGTCAGAGACCAGGAGTTGTTGACGATGCCGAAACCGTAGCGGTCGCGGCCCCGGCGCATCTCGTCCCATGTGTCCCAAGCTTGCGAATACCAGTAGAGGCGCGCCTTGGGCGCCATGCCGCGGGCCCTGGGGTCGAGGATGCCCGCGCCCGCGATGATTCCCGACATCGAGGTGCCGTGATCGATCGACGGCCGGGTCCGCACTCGGGTCACGCGGCCCTCGAGATCGGTGTGAATCTCGTTCGGGTAGTTGTCGACCAGGGCCACGCCGACGCCGCTCCCGTCAGCACCCTTGAACGCCGGCTCGCCCCGCACGTTGACGATTCGCATGCGCTCCGCGGCGTTCTTGCTGGCCGGAGCCGGCGGCGGCAGCGCCGGGTCGGCCCATTCCACCTCCGGAAAGCGAAGGAGACTCTCGAGCTCATTGCGAGTGGCCTCGATTAGTAAGGCGTTACCTGAGGCGTACCCCGCGCTATCGACTGGGATGCGATGCTCGCGGAGGATCTCGGAGGCACGCCCAAAGGGAACGTGTCGGAAGAACTTGAGGTGGACCTTGATTGGCTCGCCGGATCGTGCCCGCGCGACCAGAGCCGGAGCGGCGTCAAACAGCCGGGAGCGCTTCATGGCCGGTGCAAGTTCGAGCGTCGCTCGAACCCGGGTCATTACCTCGAGCTTCCGGCACGCCTCGGCGCCACGGCAACGCACAAGATACATATTGCCGTCGACATACCGCAGCAACTCGATTCCCTGACGACGCAGCCGTTTCTGCTGCCGCCGGTCCGGAACGTCGTCGAACTGAACCAGAAACGGCCGGCCGTCGTGTGCGATCGCCTCTCTCTGACCAGCTGCGGGCTGCACATGCACCGAGCCCAGAGTGAGGTTGTATTTGGAGTTCGGATCGAGATGTCGGCCGGAAGCAGCGGTCACAGTGGCGCCTCCGAGCGCGACTAACGATAGTGCCACAAGGGTTCTGGATCTAGCGCGGACCGTGCGTGTCATGGGTCATCTTCGAGTCGGCTCTTCTCCCCCTCCAACGTATGACGCGCTGGCCGGAACCAAACCCCGCAAGTTCGGGACACCCCTCCATCTGCGGGTTCTGGCCGTCGATGCCGCGTCCTTCACTACGGCGACAACTCGTCGCCCGAAGCAAGAGGAGATAGCGCATGAATTGGTCCTGTTCGCGACTAGCGTTTCTGGTTCTCGGCCTCATCGCCGCTTCGAGCGTGGCTCAGGCCGCCACCCTCGAGATCGGTCTCCCCACCGCTCATGCCCGTGCCGCTACCTCCGCCGATCACTCCGAGGGAGACCTGATCTTCTTCGATCCCTATCCGGCGACCGTCGGGTTGGACTACAAGGGAACTATGCGCCTGGAGAACTTCACGATTCTGGGTGATTTCGCCGAGATCGAGCTTGCGGTCGCCGACGATGCTCCGGTTCGCAGCTATCAGCGTCGCGAGAGGCGCGAGGTGGACGGGGTCACCCTGAGCGTCTTCGAGCTCAGCTTTCCGGCCAGCGAGTTGCAGCAGGGAGGCCCGATGCCGATGCGTTTCGATTGTATGGATCCGGCGTGTCAGGGTCAGACGTCGTCGCTGATCCGGCTCCGGCCGTCCACGATCCCGAAGACAGAGGTCATCCGGATCAACGACAGCGTTCAGTACTCGAGCCACGTGGTCAATATCGTGGCGCCGTACGATACGACTCTCTTCAGCGGCAATCTCCCAGCAGGTGATCGAGTCTTCAACTTCGCAGAGGTCGCCAGGACCTTCTATGAGCACTTCAGCGACACCTACGAGGAGCTCGCCTTCACGCCGACACGGGTCCACACGAGTCCCCGCGGCGGCGCCGTCGAGGACAGGATCTACAGCGACATCGAGGGCATCGGCATAGACCCGGTCGACCGGCGACAGCAGTGGGGAGACTCGAACGTCCTGGTACACGCCAATACCTATCTGCGCGGCGACTTTTTCTGGAATTACCTCTCGCTCCACGAGACCGGCCACCACTGGGGCTTCTACTTCTCGCTCTTCGACGTTGCCGGCAAGCGGCCCAGCGGCTCGACGGCCTGTCTGGGCTCTCCCAGCCATGCGCCGCTCCTGGCGGATCAGCCGAGCTTTCTCAGCCTGTGTCTGTTCCCACCGAGCCGTATCGCCCGGCAGGGAAAGAAATGGGTGGTCTCGGAGGCACCGCTACCCGTCTTCTTCCATCCGCTCCAGCTCTACGCCATGGGCCTCCTCGAACCGGAGGAGGTGCCGCCCGTTCTGCTGCGCAAGAAGCAGGGCGGCCCACGCTTCCCATCGAGCGGTCGGAAGATGAAGGGCCCCTACCTCGAAGTCACGATCGACGATGTCATCGCCCACTACGGCGAACGCAGCGGCTCCGTACCGCCCAGAATTTGGCGGCGGGCGAACATCGTCGTCTCGCCCGAGCGCCTGCTGAGCGCACGTGACCTGCGCTGGTACAACTTCTTCGCCAAGCGGATCTCGGATCCGGACGTCACCGGAATCGAGGGCCTGGACCGAGTTCCGTCGATGGAGACCGCGACCTTCGGTTCGATGGATATGCGGACCGAGATTCGACCCATCAGCCATCCACAGATACGGGGCCGGTTCCAGGTCTCCTATCCCAAGGTGGGGCGCAAGGACATCGCGGGGCTGGTCCTGAAATCCAAGCTCGGCGGGCGCTACCTGGTGGGCAAGACGTACCGGATCTCGGGGCGCGTCAAGAACCCTGGTGAGTCCACCAATCTAACCATCGAGATCGGCGGCAGCGTCTTTTCCGGCGACATCGGGACGGACAACCGTTTCTCGATCGAAGTCCGCCTCGGCGACGAAGACAAGGGCCCGCAGTGGATGGCGCTCTGGCTGGGCGATCGCGACAAGCTGCTCGGGCGGGTGGCGCCGGTATACGTCGAGTGAGTTGGGAGGTCATTGAAGTGTTGTTCAAGTTGATGATTCGACTGCTTCTTGTAGCTGTCGCGTTGGCGGCACCAGTTGCCGCGGACAGCCCGACACAGGTCACCACGGATCCTGCGCGGGATTGGGACCCATCCTGGTCACCCGATGGATCCAGGCTGGTGTTCACGTCGGACCGATCCGGCTTTGATCAGCTGTGGACCCTGTCGGGCACCGGAGGAGATCCGGTGCGGATCACCGGCGAGCCCGCCTACCACCCAGCCTGGTCCCCGGACGGCCGGCTCATCGCGTTCACCTCCGAGCGCAGCGGCAACCAGGATATCTGGACCCTCCGTGCCGACGGACGACGTCCGCGGCAGATCACGGTGAACCCCGCTCGAGACGAGACTCTGGGTTGGTCTCACAGAGGCGAACGGATCACTTTCGATTCGAATCGAAGCGGGAACTGGGACATCTGGACCATCCCCGCTCAGGGAGGAACCGCCACCCGCCTCACCGACCACCCCGCTCTGGATGCGGGACCGACCGGTTCCAGGGACGGCTCGCGTATCGCCTTCACCTCCAGCAGAGAGGGGCCCATGGACCTCTGGGTTATCCCATCCGGCGGCGGTACAGCGAGGCGCCTCTCCTCCGGTCCTCACACCGACGTCGGACCTGACTGGTCACCGGACGACGCATTGATCGCCTTCGGGACCGATCGGAACGGCAACTGGGACATCTGGCTCGTTTCCTCGAATGACGGCCGCCCGTGGCCACTCATCACCGACGCCGCCAACGACCTCTATCCAGCCTGGTCGCCCGACGGTTCCAGAATCGCATTCTCCTCGAACAGGGGGGGCAACAGCGATGTGTGGATTCTCGACCTCGTCGGTGTCACCGGTTGTCTGGCGCTTTCCGGCGATCCGTTGGCCGACGCCCGTGTGCGTCTCTCCCAGGCAGGAAGACCGAAGAGATTTGCCGACACCGGCCCGGACGGATGCTTCTCCCACTACGCCCTTCGAGAGGGAAAGAAGTTCAAGCTCAAAGCCTACGGGCCAGAGGTTGCGGCGGAAGGGACCACGCTCGCCACCTGTCTCAGCCTCAACCAGGATCCCCTGGCTGATAGGAAGGTGATCCTCAAGCAATCGGGCGGCCACACACAGCGGCGGCGCACGGGTGCCGACGGCTGCGTTCTCTTCGAGAACCTCGCGGCCGGGACAACCTTCAACCTGACCCTGAAGGGCCCCAGGGTTGTGGCTGAAGAATCCGCTTGGTAGCCGAGCAGGCTAATTGCCGCCAGGTGCAGGCGAAGACGGGTTCATTGACAACGCCGTCTCCAGGAGAATCGTGGCATGATGGACACGGCCGAGCTTCCAGGGAGGTGACCCGATGCTGACGTCCTCCATAGCTGTCCTGCCGTTCGCCGATCTGAGCGCTGGTAAAGACCAGCGGTACTTCTGCGACGGTCTGGCTGCCGAGTTGATCACCGCCCTGTCCCGCGTAGAGGGCCTGCGGGTCGCACCGCGCAGTTCCTCCTTCCACTTTCGAGCCATCGACGACGCTCGGGAAGCGGGTCGGCAGCTGCGGGTGTCCGCGGTTCTCGAGGGCAACGTCGGCAAGGCCGACGGCCGGCTGCGAGTGAGTGCCAAACTGACCAGGACGGTCGGCGGAATAGAGCTCTGGTCGGACACCTTCGATTGCCCCCTGGAGGACGTCTTCGCCATCCAGCACGAGATCGCCGAGCGTATTGCCCACACGCTCGAGCTGCGCCTCGATCAGCAACACTCGGAGGCTCTCAAGCGACCGCCGACCTCCGACGTTCAAGCCTATGAGTACTACCTCAAAGGGCGCGAGCGGTTCTTCGAGTACCGGCGCCGCGGCGTGGAAGCGGCCCTGCAGCTCTTCAACATGGCACTGATGCTGGACCACGACTACGCCCGCGCCTACGCCGGCGTCACCGAATGCTGCACCTTCCTCTTCATGTACGCCGACGGCGACGAGGCCGACCTGGAGCAGGCCGACCTGGCAAGTCGGCGTGCGCTCGAGCTTTCCCCCGATCTGGCCGAAGCGCACGCCGCGCGTGGGTTGGTGCTGTCGCTCCAGCGCCGGTACGAAGCGGCCGAGGAGGAGTTCGAAACGGCGATCGACCTGAATCCGAAGCTCTACGAGGCCTTCTATTTTTACGCTCGCAATAGTTTTGTCCAGGGTCATCTCAAGACCGCCGCGAAGCTGTTCGGGCACGCCTCCAGAGTCGATCCCGACGACTACCAGGCGCTTCTGCTCGTGCCGCAGATCTACGACGAGCTGGAGCGCCCGGAGGAAGCCGCCGCGTGCCGGCGCCGGGGTATACAGGCCGCCGAACGCCGCCTGCAGCAGAACCCCGAGGAGACCCGGGCGCTCTATCTGGGCGCCACCGCCTTGGTCTGTCTGGGACAATCGAAGCGAGGACTGCGTTGGGCCGAGCGAGCCATGGAACTTGAGCCCGATGAGCCGATGGTTCTCTACAACATAGGATGCGTTTACTCACTGGCCGGCGAGATCGATCGGGCCCTGGAGTGCATCGAAAAATCCGTTACCAGAGGACTCGCCTATATCGACTGGCTGCGGCAGGACAGCAACCTGGATGCCCTACGCGACCATCCCCGCTTCCAGGCGCTCCTCGGAGAGCAGGCGTCCTAGCAGTCGCCGGGAGCGGTGTCACTCACCCGATGACCGAGAACGACGAGTCCTTGTGGACGTCGCGCAGCCGGCTGAAGAATCCGAGATCGAGATCGCGCCGGGTGTACTTGAGCCGCAACTTCACCGGATCCCGGTCGTGGTCGTGGCCGGCCTCGACCCTGGAGATCAGCTCGGCCATCAGCTTGCCCACCACGGGACCGTTCTTGAACTGGTTGCCGGACGTCCCCACCGCCATGTAGAACCCCGGTAGATCCGAGCGGTCGTAGACCGGGATCCAATCGTCGCTGACGTCGTAGAGATCGACCACGCCCCCGGGCCGATTGGGCACCGGCAATTCGGGCATACGCTGCGCCACTCGCAGGACCTGTGTGAACCAGTGTTCGCTGAAGTTGGTGTTGTAGTCGTCCGGATCCTCGACCCAGTCGAGGTCGTCGCACGGCGGGTCCTCGGAGCCGAGAAGGACGTGGTTGCCCGTGTCCGGCCTCGAATAGCCGCCGACGTCGCCGTCCGAGGTGATGGTGCCGACGGTGTCCCAGTCGACGCCGGCGGGGCCCAGCACGTGACACACCTCATGCTTGACGGGACGCGTCGAGATCTTCATCCCTCCGTCCACCCCGGCGATCCGGTTGACTCTCCCGGAATGGGGTCCGGCGACGTTGACGACGACACCGGCCTCGAGACGAGTGCCGTCGGCCAGCCGTACGCCGGCCGCGCGGCCACCGGCCTCGAGAACTGCGACCACCTCGGCACCGAACAGAAACTCGCCGCCACGGGCCTCGCATGCCCGCTGCACGTTGTGGCACGAAAGCTGGGGATCGCTGATGAAGCCCGATTCGGGAACGTAGATCGCTCCCTCGATCGAGTCGCCGGTGGGGTGCCCGAAGCGGGGATCCTCGCGTCCGACCGGAGGGCCGAACGAGCGCGTGTCCAGAATCGGCAGAAACTCCTTCACGCCGCCGGCGTCGAGCTCCTCGTAGGCAACCTTGAGCTCGTCGAGGCTCGCCATGACGTTCGTCAAGTGGTGGTTGCGCTCGGTCTTGAAGACAAGGCAGCCGGTGTTCCGGTATCGGGCCAGGCCAGCCTCGTCACCGATTCCCAGGTACCTACCCCAGTCAATCCAATAGAAGTAGCTCTCCCGGGCCATGGCAACGCCATCGGGGGTCGAGTAGTGGAAGCGGACAATGGCGCACGAGCCCGAGGTCGAGCCGTAGCCCGCGCCGTGCAGCTTGTCGACGTTGAGTGTGCGGTAGCCGCGCTTTGCGAGCTCGTAGCCGGTGCAGCAACCGATGATCCCGGCTCCGATGACGATGGCGTCGTAGTTTCTAGACATGCTCCGCGGTTCGATACTGGGCGATCTCGCGGCCTATGACAAGTCCACCTTTCCACCATGCCACTACACTGGCACTTGTGCACCCTGCCTGTGAGACCCGACCATGAGATCTGAAGGTTTGTCCCCTCGCCTGTTTGCAGCCGGCGCGACCGGCGGTGCCGTCTCGGCACTCGCGCTCCTCCTCTTTGCGCTGATCCTCGGCGCCTGTCGCGACGCTCGACCGGCCGCAGCCTGGACGGCCGCCGAACTGCTGCTGGAGCTCGCGACCCTGAAACAGGACTCCGAAGACCTCGGCGTCGAGGAAACCAAAGTGCGACTCGAAGAGTTCGCACGGCGGGCGGTTCACTCGTCGATCGAAGCCACGGATGCCGAGGTGGTGTCCGTCTACCGGCGCGACGCCGACTGGGCCACGCGCCCCTACTTCGCGCTCGGCTACGACCGCGAAACCTACGTCTATCTCGAAGAGATCGACCCAGGCTTTCAAGCCGACCTTGCACGACATCCCAACTGGGCCTCCGTCGCCTACACCACCGGCGAACAGCAACTGATGTTCGAGCTGGCGCTCGATCGATCGACCTTCGAGCAACTGCAGCCGGGGTGTCGAATCAATCTCACCTGCGAGCTCGCGGCCGTGATTCGCGGCGGCAAGAGCGTCTACTGTCGCGCCCTGGCCACGAAAACCCTGAGCTGCGGCCCGGTGTAACCGGTTTCACAGCCGCAGCCCACGGACGGCGCGTATTCTCGACTAAAGGGAGACAGAGAGAGGCAGCCTAAGTTGCTGGCAGATCCTACGGAAACGCTCGTCCTCGGTATCCGCGCCTGTTCTCAGGGCGAGTGGAGAGATGGGCTAACGCACCTGAGCCGGCTCGAACATCACCAGGCCCAGAACGGTGAGCTCCCCGGGCTCTTCTACTCATACCTCGGGCATGCCGTCGCCCGCTGCGAAGGCCGCAAGCAAGAGGGTCTGGCAATGTGTCTCCACGCGGTCGAGCTCCAGCCGTTTCAACCGCTCAATTATCTCAACCTCGCGCGCTCGTATCTGCTCGTCCGCAACCGGCGCGAGGCCGTTCGTACGCTGCGCCGCGGGCTGGCACTCGATCCGAGCCACCGGGGACTGCTTGGGTTTCAGCGCGAGCTTGGCGTCCGGCGGCGGCGACCCATCCGATTCCTCTCTAGAGGCAATCCCCTCAACCGCCTACTCGGGCGGCTCAGAGGCGGATGGCGCGAACGGCGCAGAGCCTTGCGCAGACAGAAGGAAGAGGAAGCAGCGCTGAGCCTCTGAGTTCTTAGAGCCTCCTGAAGTGAGGTGCGCAGGCGCTCCCATCCTGCCCGTACGGGTGGCGCAAGCTTCGCAATAATGGGCGTAACGTTTTAGTTGGCTCGATAATGCCAACCCGCCAGGCGGGAGAAAGGAGGGATCATGGGGGCAGACGAAGCCTACCTTGAGGGCGTGAAAGCGGCGCAGAACGGAAGGCCTCTCTCAGACAACCCCTACGAGGAGGGCACCGAGGACTACCTATCGTGGAGGGACGGCTGGAACTCGGTTCAGAAGTAGCGACGCCGAGAATCCGGTACGACGCTCCCCGTCCGCGAAAACTGGCGGGCGGCGCCGCGTTAGCCCTACGACGCAGCTCGGCTGGAGCTGGCTGGGGCTACTGCGTTTTCCGTCTCTTGAATGCGCGGACGTCCTCATCCGTTAGCGTCAACCACTCGCCTCGCCTTGGCCGGTCTTCGAAGCGACGCTGCCAGTAGGCCTCTATTCCCACCGGGTCGTCGGTCTTGATGGCGTGGATGATCTTGGCCTTCGCGGGTAGCGCCGCCGATAGCTCGGCTTCGCTTTGGCTAACCCGTTTGGTTCTGCCAATCCTGTAGTGGCTCTGCTGAAACTGTGCGAGATACACATAGCCGATGTTCTCTTCGGCCTTGCCGAGACCCGATTCGGATTTGTCCGCCGCCCTCGCAGCTATCGGAGCGCAGATTGAGGCTACGTCCTCGTAGCCACCGACGCTCCGGCAGTAGGCGAGAATCCTCGCGGCGGTTTGCACCTTCCCTCCCCACCTGTTGTTGAAACCGTCGTCGTGCGCGGACTCCAAACTGCTGCGAGCCCTCATGCGGAGCTCGTTTCGCACGGGGAAGCGACCAAGGTATCTGATCAGTTGGATGTACGCGTCCAGGAGCGCCTCTTCGTCTGAAGCTTGGGCCAGCGTCTTCCGCGAAAAGCCCGCCTCCTCGACCGCATCGGCCCATCGCGCCCAGTGGACACCAGCCCACTCGCTTTCCTTGATCCCGGTTTCGGCTTCGAACCTCCGGCTGCTCCAGGGCAAACCACCGTTTCCCACGGCTGTCCTCCGAATCTCGGCCAAGATGTGTTTCTTGTCCATACCCAACTTGTCAAGTGTCACGATAGGCGCGCCGCGTCTTTCCTGACGATGGAAAACTTCACATCCGGCGGCGACCCTCCTATTTCGTGGCGGTTTGCCCCTCACCGCGCT
This genomic window contains:
- a CDS encoding S8 family serine peptidase, with amino-acid sequence MTAASGRHLDPNSKYNLTLGSVHVQPAAGQREAIAHDGRPFLVQFDDVPDRRQQKRLRRQGIELLRYVDGNMYLVRCRGAEACRKLEVMTRVRATLELAPAMKRSRLFDAAPALVARARSGEPIKVHLKFFRHVPFGRASEILREHRIPVDSAGYASGNALLIEATRNELESLLRFPEVEWADPALPPPAPASKNAAERMRIVNVRGEPAFKGADGSGVGVALVDNYPNEIHTDLEGRVTRVRTRPSIDHGTSMSGIIAGAGILDPRARGMAPKARLYWYSQAWDTWDEMRRGRDRYGFGIVNNSWSLTVGWWFQLRVGGAGHWSWREDTWAWGYYHALAAAGDDSIRESDLLFVFAAANQRQRSYLGPHTHGDQYENDDGIQHQDIHPPNPEYRSIVGHALAKNVLTVGATTKDDRPTYFSSWGSTNDGRVKPDVVATGLQIYRPTRDDGYGYGSGTSDATAAVSGTAALLTDYYRRKHKSQIGSAMLKNLLIHSARDLEAPGPQYSSGWGLVDAELAARVVRSAALSERQLRRKNKKQQKDPLRSLMLEKSIDHKKRQRLSFEVPEGTRELRATLVWHDPSGERLVNDLDIWLKGPSTKKKIRPWVLDGSQPTAPPRKKRNQVDNVEHVLVVDPEPGDWTLRIKGRKVPMGPQPYTLIVSAGDGNRPAVLHPEGQCLIDDFFTARSWYDSSSLERADIFRAGDTFTLHMRPLVSANGDYGDYYGSIRMTFLVRNAAGHKILQDSDATHATYRLDPQQHGHYSERYIIPTGLPAGSYRAEGILSMANGCRDRATRGFRVE
- a CDS encoding FAD-binding oxidoreductase encodes the protein MSRNYDAIVIGAGIIGCCTGYELAKRGYRTLNVDKLHGAGYGSTSGSCAIVRFHYSTPDGVAMARESYFYWIDWGRYLGIGDEAGLARYRNTGCLVFKTERNHHLTNVMASLDELKVAYEELDAGGVKEFLPILDTRSFGPPVGREDPRFGHPTGDSIEGAIYVPESGFISDPQLSCHNVQRACEARGGEFLFGAEVVAVLEAGGRAAGVRLADGTRLEAGVVVNVAGPHSGRVNRIAGVDGGMKISTRPVKHEVCHVLGPAGVDWDTVGTITSDGDVGGYSRPDTGNHVLLGSEDPPCDDLDWVEDPDDYNTNFSEHWFTQVLRVAQRMPELPVPNRPGGVVDLYDVSDDWIPVYDRSDLPGFYMAVGTSGNQFKNGPVVGKLMAELISRVEAGHDHDRDPVKLRLKYTRRDLDLGFFSRLRDVHKDSSFSVIG
- a CDS encoding GIY-YIG nuclease family protein, yielding MDKKHILAEIRRTAVGNGGLPWSSRRFEAETGIKESEWAGVHWARWADAVEEAGFSRKTLAQASDEEALLDAYIQLIRYLGRFPVRNELRMRARSSLESAHDDGFNNRWGGKVQTAARILAYCRSVGGYEDVASICAPIAARAADKSESGLGKAEENIGYVYLAQFQQSHYRIGRTKRVSQSEAELSAALPAKAKIIHAIKTDDPVGIEAYWQRRFEDRPRRGEWLTLTDEDVRAFKRRKTQ
- a CDS encoding tetratricopeptide repeat protein is translated as MLTSSIAVLPFADLSAGKDQRYFCDGLAAELITALSRVEGLRVAPRSSSFHFRAIDDAREAGRQLRVSAVLEGNVGKADGRLRVSAKLTRTVGGIELWSDTFDCPLEDVFAIQHEIAERIAHTLELRLDQQHSEALKRPPTSDVQAYEYYLKGRERFFEYRRRGVEAALQLFNMALMLDHDYARAYAGVTECCTFLFMYADGDEADLEQADLASRRALELSPDLAEAHAARGLVLSLQRRYEAAEEEFETAIDLNPKLYEAFYFYARNSFVQGHLKTAAKLFGHASRVDPDDYQALLLVPQIYDELERPEEAAACRRRGIQAAERRLQQNPEETRALYLGATALVCLGQSKRGLRWAERAMELEPDEPMVLYNIGCVYSLAGEIDRALECIEKSVTRGLAYIDWLRQDSNLDALRDHPRFQALLGEQAS